The following proteins come from a genomic window of Planctomycetota bacterium:
- a CDS encoding sigma-70 family RNA polymerase sigma factor, with protein sequence MQNDHPDPQQIASERRRLARLWMEAMPSVQSFICSAIPRFHDAEDVLQQVAEDVAEHFDRYDADRPFVAWAIGIAKIQIALHYRKSHRDMMQMSDAALERIAVAHVDGHDSLSDRHAALEDCLAGLDDKPRRMLALRYGESLSSDEIAARLASTAKSVRVTLTRLRTRLADCIAAKLHKGGVS encoded by the coding sequence ATGCAGAACGATCACCCTGATCCGCAACAGATCGCCTCCGAACGCCGCCGGCTCGCCCGGCTGTGGATGGAAGCCATGCCCTCCGTGCAGTCGTTCATCTGCTCCGCCATTCCGCGTTTTCACGATGCGGAGGATGTGCTTCAGCAGGTGGCGGAGGATGTGGCGGAGCATTTTGACCGTTATGACGCCGATCGGCCGTTCGTGGCATGGGCCATCGGCATCGCCAAAATTCAGATCGCCCTGCACTACCGCAAGTCCCATCGCGACATGATGCAGATGAGCGATGCGGCCCTGGAGCGGATCGCCGTCGCGCACGTCGACGGGCATGACAGCTTGTCCGACCGGCATGCCGCCCTGGAGGATTGCCTGGCCGGCCTGGACGACAAGCCCCGCCGCATGCTGGCGCTCCGCTACGGCGAGTCGCTCAGTTCCGACGAGATCGCCGCTCGGCTCGCTTCAACGGCCAAGTCCGTGCGTGTCACGCTGACCCGGCTCCGCACCCGGCTCGCCGACTGCATCGCCGCCAAGCTTCACAAAGGCGGCGTGTCATGA
- a CDS encoding prepilin-type N-terminal cleavage/methylation domain-containing protein, translated as MRKHAFTIIELLVVVAIIALLVAILMPAMSRAIEGARRSVCASRQHQIFLSVAGYAVDNGGKFPSTNYPGDLWGTNGDHNHTTWINPKSYNVIVAGINPLTVAGDDAVAGELQLYCPNLQNDWRWTTSGMVRIGYHLLFGHYGTTYPGGEPWKSVTSMTDASASKFMSADMIEEYTWSPSISSGTHGPVGRVTWNPGTFPDEAGVEGGNVAYLDGGVVWRAMAEMMRYSVARATPRVWGWW; from the coding sequence ATGCGAAAACACGCCTTTACGATCATTGAACTGCTGGTCGTCGTGGCGATCATCGCGCTGCTCGTGGCGATCCTGATGCCCGCCATGTCGCGCGCGATCGAGGGGGCAAGGCGGTCCGTCTGTGCGTCCCGGCAGCACCAGATCTTTCTGAGCGTCGCGGGATATGCCGTCGACAACGGCGGCAAGTTCCCCTCGACCAACTACCCCGGTGATCTGTGGGGAACGAACGGCGATCACAATCATACGACCTGGATCAACCCGAAGAGCTACAACGTGATCGTCGCGGGAATCAACCCGCTGACGGTTGCCGGCGACGACGCGGTGGCGGGCGAACTGCAACTGTATTGCCCCAATCTGCAAAACGATTGGCGATGGACCACCAGCGGGATGGTCCGCATCGGCTACCACCTGCTGTTCGGACACTACGGGACGACCTACCCGGGCGGCGAGCCGTGGAAGTCGGTCACGTCGATGACCGACGCCAGCGCGTCCAAGTTCATGTCCGCCGACATGATCGAGGAATACACCTGGTCGCCGAGCATCTCCAGCGGAACGCACGGCCCGGTCGGCCGGGTGACCTGGAATCCCGGGACGTTTCCTGATGAAGCCGGCGTCGAGGGCGGCAACGTGGCGTATCTCGACGGCGGGGTCGTCTGGCGGGCGATGGCCGAAATGATGCGATACTCGGTCGCACGCGCCACACCGCGCGTTTGGGGATGGTGGTAG
- a CDS encoding sigma-70 family RNA polymerase sigma factor, with protein sequence MPTHDQTRDFVRSFAAHEHEIYRYILALLPDTTQAQDVFQDTAVTLWEKIDTYDPARPFVAWALGIAHLKVLSHRKKFARQPHLLSDATLQLVADQYDAERDQLETQMAALQDCLAQLKPHERALLAARYDAVAPIADYAARTGKAVNTLYKSLDRLRRRLLECVQHRLGTEGSR encoded by the coding sequence ATGCCGACCCATGACCAGACCCGCGATTTCGTCCGTTCCTTCGCCGCCCACGAGCACGAAATCTATCGCTATATCCTTGCCCTGCTTCCGGATACGACGCAGGCGCAGGACGTGTTTCAGGACACCGCCGTGACCTTGTGGGAGAAGATCGACACGTACGACCCCGCCCGGCCCTTCGTGGCCTGGGCCTTGGGCATCGCCCATCTGAAGGTGCTTTCCCACCGCAAAAAGTTCGCCCGCCAGCCCCATCTGTTGAGCGACGCCACGCTCCAGCTCGTCGCCGACCAGTACGACGCCGAACGCGATCAGCTCGAGACGCAGATGGCCGCGCTGCAAGACTGCCTCGCCCAGCTCAAGCCGCACGAGCGGGCGCTGCTCGCCGCCCGCTATGACGCCGTGGCTCCGATCGCCGATTACGCCGCCCGGACGGGCAAGGCCGTCAACACACTCTACAAGTCGCTCGATCGCCTGCGCCGCCGCCTCCTGGAATGCGTGCAGCATCGCCTCGGAACGGAGGGCTCCCGATGA
- a CDS encoding AAA domain-containing protein, which yields MFERFTDRARKVMALANQEAQRFNHEYIGTEHILLGLVKEGSGVGANVLKNLDVDLRKVRLEVEKLVKSGPDMVTMGKLPQTPRAKKVIEYAIEEARNLNHNYVGTEHLLLGLLREHDGVAAQVLMNLGLKLEEVREEVLNLLGAGSASGEAPAEAGEAPTGEPGAKRGKSKTPALDSFGRDLTEMARNSELDPVIGRSNEIERVVQILCRRTKNNPVLIGEAGVGKTAIVEGLAAKIIANDVPEILHDRRIVVLDLAMMVAGTKYRGQFEERIKAVMNEVRRAKNVILFIDELHTLVGAGGAEGAIDASNVLKPALSRGEIQCIGATTMDEYRKYIEKDGALERRFQTIIVEQPSKEQTVEILKGLRDRYEAHHRVQITDAAIARAVELSDRYITARVQPDKSIDVIDEAGARVRLKSMSKPPDLTELEEQIERLGLDKDEAVKGADYERAAQLRDQQEILRKKKETIQHQWRERAREVDGVVDEEIISEVVSKMTGVPLTRLEKAETERLLKLEEELHKRVVSQDEAIKAIAKAIRRARSGLKDPKRPMGSFIFVGPSGVGKTLLSKALAEFLFADEEALVHIDMSEYMEKHNVSRLIGAPPGYVGYEEGGQLTERIRRRPYAVVLLDEIEKAHPDVFNTLLQVMEEGRLTDSFGRHIDFRNVILIMTSNIGADLIKGGGSSFGFAKQDADATYEGMKKLLNKEIERYFRPEFINRLDDIIVFRPLTRQNLENIVEYELKKVRKRLAERGIELELDEAAKSFLMDKGYNPDFGARPLRRAIEQYVEDAMSEAILRGEFEGKNNVQVTHAEGADGLAFKATWIERADDARKSDQAAASSTT from the coding sequence ATGTTCGAGAGATTCACAGATCGCGCACGAAAAGTGATGGCCCTGGCCAATCAGGAAGCCCAGCGCTTCAACCATGAATACATCGGCACCGAGCACATCCTCCTGGGCCTCGTCAAGGAGGGCTCCGGCGTCGGCGCCAATGTGCTCAAGAACCTCGATGTGGACCTGCGCAAGGTTCGGCTCGAAGTCGAGAAGCTCGTCAAGAGCGGGCCGGACATGGTCACGATGGGCAAGCTCCCGCAGACCCCCCGGGCCAAGAAGGTCATCGAGTACGCCATCGAGGAAGCCCGCAACCTCAATCACAATTACGTCGGCACGGAACATCTGCTGCTGGGCCTCTTGCGTGAGCACGACGGCGTGGCGGCGCAGGTGCTCATGAACCTCGGCCTCAAACTCGAGGAAGTCCGCGAGGAAGTGCTCAATCTTCTCGGGGCCGGCTCCGCCAGCGGCGAAGCCCCCGCCGAAGCCGGCGAGGCGCCCACCGGCGAACCCGGCGCCAAGCGCGGCAAGAGCAAGACCCCCGCCCTCGACAGCTTCGGGCGCGACCTGACCGAGATGGCGCGCAACAGCGAACTGGACCCGGTCATCGGTCGGTCCAACGAAATCGAGCGCGTGGTGCAGATTCTCTGCCGCCGCACGAAGAACAACCCCGTGCTGATCGGCGAAGCGGGCGTGGGTAAGACCGCGATCGTCGAAGGCCTCGCCGCCAAGATCATCGCCAACGATGTGCCGGAGATTCTGCACGACCGTCGCATCGTGGTGCTGGATTTGGCCATGATGGTCGCCGGCACCAAGTACCGCGGTCAGTTCGAAGAGCGCATCAAGGCGGTCATGAACGAAGTCCGTCGCGCCAAGAACGTGATCCTCTTCATTGACGAACTGCACACGCTCGTCGGAGCCGGCGGAGCCGAAGGCGCGATCGACGCGTCCAACGTCCTCAAGCCCGCCCTCTCCCGCGGCGAGATTCAGTGCATCGGCGCGACGACGATGGACGAGTACCGCAAGTACATCGAAAAGGACGGCGCCCTGGAACGCCGCTTCCAGACGATCATCGTCGAGCAGCCCAGCAAGGAACAGACCGTCGAGATCCTCAAGGGTCTGCGCGACCGTTACGAAGCGCACCACCGCGTGCAGATCACCGATGCGGCGATCGCCCGGGCGGTCGAGCTGTCGGACCGGTACATCACGGCCCGCGTTCAGCCCGACAAGTCGATCGACGTGATCGACGAAGCGGGGGCGCGCGTGCGGCTTAAGAGCATGAGCAAGCCGCCGGATCTGACGGAGCTGGAGGAGCAGATCGAACGCCTCGGCCTCGACAAGGACGAAGCGGTCAAGGGCGCCGACTACGAGCGGGCCGCCCAGTTGCGCGATCAGCAGGAAATCCTCCGCAAAAAGAAGGAAACCATTCAGCACCAGTGGCGCGAGCGCGCCCGGGAAGTCGACGGCGTCGTGGATGAGGAAATCATCTCCGAAGTCGTGAGCAAGATGACCGGCGTGCCGCTGACCCGGCTCGAAAAGGCCGAGACGGAGCGCCTGCTCAAGCTCGAAGAAGAGCTCCACAAGCGCGTCGTCAGCCAGGACGAAGCCATCAAGGCGATCGCCAAGGCCATCCGCCGCGCCCGTTCGGGCCTCAAGGACCCCAAGCGGCCGATGGGTTCGTTCATCTTCGTGGGCCCGTCGGGCGTGGGCAAGACGCTTTTGTCCAAGGCGCTCGCCGAGTTCCTGTTCGCGGATGAAGAAGCGCTGGTGCACATCGACATGTCCGAGTACATGGAGAAGCACAACGTCAGCCGCCTCATCGGCGCGCCTCCCGGATACGTCGGCTATGAAGAAGGCGGACAGCTCACGGAGCGCATCCGTCGCCGGCCGTATGCCGTCGTGCTCCTCGATGAAATCGAAAAGGCCCACCCCGATGTGTTCAACACGCTGCTTCAGGTCATGGAGGAAGGCCGGCTCACCGATTCGTTCGGTCGGCACATCGACTTCCGCAACGTGATCCTGATCATGACGTCCAACATCGGCGCGGACCTGATCAAGGGCGGCGGGTCGAGCTTCGGTTTCGCCAAACAGGATGCCGACGCGACCTACGAGGGCATGAAGAAGCTGCTCAACAAGGAAATCGAGCGCTACTTCCGCCCCGAGTTCATCAACCGACTCGACGACATCATCGTGTTCCGCCCGCTGACGCGGCAGAACCTGGAGAACATCGTCGAGTACGAACTGAAGAAGGTCCGCAAGCGTCTGGCGGAGCGCGGCATCGAGCTCGAGCTCGACGAGGCGGCCAAGTCGTTCCTGATGGACAAGGGATACAACCCCGACTTCGGCGCCCGCCCGCTGCGTCGCGCCATCGAGCAGTACGTCGAGGACGCCATGTCCGAAGCGATCCTGCGCGGTGAGTTCGAAGGCAAGAACAACGTGCAGGTCACCCATGCCGAGGGCGCCGACGGACTGGCGTTCAAAGCGACGTGGATCGAGCGCGCCGACGACGCCAGGAAGTCCGACCAGGCCGCCGCCTCGAGCACGACCTGA
- a CDS encoding HlyD family efflux transporter periplasmic adaptor subunit: protein MIGIALVLIALAAVLYFRSLGTESTDDAYVNGHVTLVAPRVAGQVSRVLVDDNNRVRKGDVLVQLDPEPFDVQVHIAVAAVAAAEADLTNAKATAWSMAAQARSLRFALQHAIEDVDNQVALLHSKIASLNSQKATLDNAKIEYDRVVALSQRNAAAPREVDDRREAYLVAEAKYQEALQGVYQVRVTLGLPPIPPDGAELSQVPDDLDQTFSSVKTAQFRLAEAANQIGIFDSLNKSPKEMLEDFYKRDPDRDVNRIITGLIDKVPSVVQAQTKIEEAQRRLDDAKLSRRYCDVVAEIDGVVTRRSVNPGNNVVVGQSLMAVRSLTEIWVDANFKETQLADLRIGQPVDLDVDAYGKRQTFKGRISGFTMGTGSTLALLPPQNATGNFVKVVQRLPVRIELLDYDADKSPLFIGLSVTPVVHVNEKPTGPNAGKVLQPLTDAGGAETKP, encoded by the coding sequence CTGATTGGCATCGCGCTGGTGCTCATCGCGCTGGCGGCGGTCTTGTACTTCCGTTCGCTCGGCACGGAATCGACGGACGACGCCTATGTCAATGGGCACGTCACGCTGGTCGCGCCGCGCGTGGCGGGGCAGGTCAGCCGGGTGCTCGTCGACGACAACAACCGGGTGCGCAAGGGCGATGTCCTCGTGCAGCTTGACCCGGAGCCGTTCGATGTGCAGGTGCACATCGCCGTAGCGGCGGTGGCGGCGGCGGAGGCGGACCTGACGAACGCGAAGGCGACGGCGTGGAGCATGGCGGCCCAGGCGCGCAGTCTCCGCTTCGCCCTCCAGCACGCCATCGAAGACGTCGACAATCAGGTCGCCCTGCTGCACTCGAAGATCGCCTCGCTCAATTCGCAGAAGGCCACGCTCGACAACGCCAAGATCGAATACGACCGCGTCGTCGCTCTGTCGCAGCGCAACGCTGCGGCGCCGCGCGAGGTGGATGATCGACGCGAGGCGTATCTGGTGGCCGAAGCGAAGTATCAGGAGGCGCTACAGGGCGTGTATCAGGTGCGCGTCACGCTCGGGCTGCCGCCGATTCCCCCGGACGGGGCGGAGCTTTCGCAGGTGCCCGATGATCTGGATCAGACGTTTTCATCAGTGAAAACCGCACAATTCCGGTTGGCTGAGGCGGCCAATCAGATCGGCATCTTTGATTCGCTCAACAAGTCGCCCAAGGAGATGCTCGAGGACTTTTACAAGCGGGACCCCGACCGCGACGTCAATCGCATCATCACCGGCCTCATCGACAAGGTTCCCTCCGTCGTGCAGGCACAGACGAAGATCGAAGAAGCCCAGCGCCGGCTCGATGACGCCAAGCTCAGCCGCAGGTACTGCGACGTCGTCGCCGAGATCGACGGCGTAGTGACCCGGCGGAGCGTCAACCCCGGCAACAACGTCGTCGTGGGACAGAGTCTGATGGCGGTGCGATCACTGACGGAAATATGGGTCGACGCCAACTTCAAGGAAACGCAGCTTGCCGATCTGCGCATCGGGCAGCCGGTCGACCTCGATGTGGATGCGTACGGCAAGCGGCAGACGTTCAAGGGTCGGATATCGGGATTCACGATGGGCACCGGTTCGACGCTCGCGCTCCTTCCGCCGCAGAACGCGACGGGGAATTTCGTGAAGGTCGTGCAGCGTTTGCCGGTGCGGATCGAACTGCTCGATTACGACGCGGACAAGTCGCCGCTGTTCATCGGGCTTTCGGTGACGCCGGTGGTTCATGTTAATGAGAAGCCGACCGGTCCGAACGCGGGCAAGGTGCTTCAGCCGCTAACGGATGCGGGCGGAGCGGAGACGAAGCCGTGA
- a CDS encoding DHA2 family efflux MFS transporter permease subunit translates to MSLPHRAVNPWIVAAAVVIPTFMEVLDTTIANVALRYIAGGLSAPSSDSEWIITSYLAANAIVLPISGWLAMRFGRRHYFLLSIAVFTLASALCGMSTSLGMLIAARVLQGLAGGGLQPSSQAILLDAFPQEKQGQAMTLFGIAALLAPVVGPTLGGYITDNYGWEWIFYLNVPVGIAALMFCAAVVRDPDYLKAERDKLKRSHAFDTPGLTLLAITMIAWEILLSKGQEWDWLGDPFRRTHITAFFFVGGLVALIYRELRIKNPLINLRTLLDRNFRACCIIIFCAFGVLYANTTQLPALLQTLFGYDATTSGLVLSPAGVGAVIVLMIVGALLTRGVDARWLMAAGLVVLGIGNWWMSQLNLEVSPWQVVWPRVVLIAGLSMIFAPLNVAAFMYLPAEARGAAVGLLALLRNEGGSVGTSVAKTLLERREQFHVLRVNEWLDPLNPTFQEFAQRGHDFYMQQLGDPVMVTQLTLQRLAEIRMQQAMALSYFDVFWVSGALAVGLAFFVLLMRKSVAAKGAHIASE, encoded by the coding sequence TTGTCGCTGCCTCACCGGGCGGTGAATCCGTGGATCGTCGCGGCGGCGGTGGTGATTCCGACGTTCATGGAGGTGCTGGACACGACGATCGCCAACGTCGCGCTGCGCTACATCGCCGGGGGGCTTTCCGCGCCGTCGTCGGACAGCGAATGGATCATCACCAGCTATCTGGCCGCCAACGCCATCGTGCTGCCCATCAGCGGCTGGCTGGCGATGCGCTTCGGGCGTCGTCATTATTTTCTGCTTTCGATCGCCGTGTTCACGCTCGCGTCCGCCCTGTGCGGGATGTCGACAAGTCTGGGCATGCTCATCGCGGCGCGCGTGCTGCAGGGGCTCGCCGGCGGCGGACTTCAGCCGTCGAGTCAGGCGATTCTGCTCGACGCGTTCCCGCAGGAAAAGCAGGGACAGGCGATGACGCTCTTCGGCATCGCCGCGCTGCTCGCGCCGGTCGTGGGCCCGACGCTCGGCGGATACATCACCGACAACTACGGCTGGGAATGGATCTTCTACCTCAATGTCCCCGTCGGCATCGCGGCGCTGATGTTCTGCGCCGCCGTCGTGCGCGACCCCGACTACCTCAAGGCGGAGCGCGACAAGCTCAAACGCAGTCACGCCTTTGACACGCCGGGCCTGACCCTGCTGGCGATCACGATGATCGCATGGGAGATTCTGCTTTCCAAGGGTCAGGAATGGGACTGGCTCGGCGACCCGTTCCGCCGCACGCACATCACCGCATTTTTCTTCGTCGGCGGACTCGTCGCCCTGATCTACCGCGAACTGCGCATCAAGAATCCGCTCATCAATCTCCGCACGCTCCTGGACCGCAACTTCCGCGCGTGCTGCATCATCATCTTCTGCGCCTTCGGCGTCCTCTACGCCAACACGACGCAACTGCCCGCGCTTTTGCAGACGCTCTTCGGCTACGACGCGACGACGTCGGGACTGGTGCTTTCGCCTGCGGGCGTCGGGGCGGTGATCGTGCTGATGATCGTCGGGGCGCTGCTGACGCGCGGGGTCGATGCGCGGTGGTTGATGGCGGCGGGGCTGGTTGTGTTGGGGATCGGCAACTGGTGGATGTCGCAGCTCAATCTGGAGGTGAGCCCGTGGCAGGTGGTCTGGCCCCGCGTGGTGCTCATCGCGGGATTGTCGATGATTTTCGCGCCGCTGAATGTGGCGGCGTTCATGTACCTGCCGGCCGAAGCGCGCGGTGCGGCGGTGGGACTGCTGGCGCTGTTGCGCAATGAAGGCGGGAGTGTCGGAACGAGCGTGGCCAAAACGCTGCTGGAGCGGCGCGAGCAGTTTCATGTCCTGCGCGTCAACGAATGGCTCGACCCATTGAACCCGACATTTCAGGAGTTCGCCCAGCGCGGCCACGACTTCTACATGCAGCAATTGGGCGACCCCGTGATGGTGACGCAGCTCACGCTCCAGCGTCTTGCCGAGATACGGATGCAGCAGGCGATGGCGCTGTCGTACTTCGATGTGTTCTGGGTTTCGGGGGCGCTGGCGGTCGGACTGGCGTTTTTCGTGCTACTGATGCGCAAGAGCGTTGCCGCCAAAGGCGCGCACATCGCCTCCGAGTGA
- the fghA gene encoding S-formylglutathione hydrolase: MSHLDQVSRNRCFGGWQEVYRHTSKTLGCAMNFAVYLPPAAEHGACPVVYWLSGLTCTEQNFITKAGVQQYAAEHDLIVVAPDTSPRGEGVADAESYDLGQGAGFYVNATVEPWANHFRMYDYIVKELPAIIEANFPATSARGIFGHSMGGHGALTIALRNAGMYRSVSAFSPIVAPAQVPWGKKAFGAYLGDDTELWRQHDATCLIARATERLPILIDQGDADQFLAEQLKPELLQAACDAAAHPLTLRMQPGYDHSYYFIASFIADHIVHHAVALHG, from the coding sequence ATGAGTCATCTCGATCAGGTCAGTCGGAACCGCTGCTTCGGCGGGTGGCAGGAAGTGTATCGGCACACGTCCAAAACGCTCGGCTGCGCGATGAACTTCGCGGTGTATCTGCCGCCGGCGGCGGAACACGGGGCGTGTCCGGTGGTGTACTGGCTGAGCGGTCTCACCTGCACCGAACAGAACTTCATCACCAAGGCGGGCGTGCAGCAGTATGCCGCGGAGCACGACCTGATCGTCGTCGCGCCCGACACGAGCCCGCGCGGCGAAGGCGTGGCGGACGCCGAATCGTACGACCTCGGCCAGGGCGCGGGGTTTTACGTCAATGCGACGGTCGAGCCGTGGGCGAATCATTTCCGCATGTACGACTACATCGTCAAGGAACTGCCGGCGATCATCGAGGCGAACTTCCCGGCGACGAGCGCCCGCGGCATCTTCGGTCATTCGATGGGCGGTCACGGCGCTTTGACCATCGCCCTGCGAAACGCCGGGATGTACCGATCGGTCAGCGCCTTTTCCCCGATCGTCGCGCCGGCGCAGGTCCCCTGGGGCAAAAAAGCATTCGGCGCCTACCTCGGCGACGACACGGAGCTTTGGCGCCAACATGACGCGACCTGCCTCATCGCCCGGGCCACCGAGCGCCTGCCGATTCTCATCGATCAGGGCGACGCCGACCAATTCCTCGCCGAGCAGCTCAAGCCCGAGCTGCTTCAGGCCGCCTGCGACGCCGCGGCGCACCCCCTGACGCTGCGCATGCAGCCGGGCTACGACCATTCGTACTACTTCATCGCAAGTTTCATCGCCGATCACATTGTGCATCACGCCGTGGCGCTGCACGGGTGA
- a CDS encoding prepilin-type N-terminal cleavage/methylation domain-containing protein, producing MRRHGFTLIELLVVVAIITLLIAILLPSLNQAKQSAKLVVCRSNMHQLGVAGLSYIADNFTQFPDAKLWVPDAGSAYHAWHKASAVTGGLLWAYAPNPDVYLCQSFKDTYAIGAPYWCGETSAAQVTPAFSCTMNAYLGWTGWLNQAGTTPVVAFARLGAIKRPAQTLYFGEENGWAQSGQYAAFGINNGMLGWRALVAPGWYPPDLFATYHLPPNGDVTAGCSNAVFIDGHAQLVWNYQTKDYAFDPMW from the coding sequence ATGCGACGACATGGATTCACCTTGATCGAACTGCTCGTCGTCGTCGCGATCATCACGCTGTTGATCGCGATCCTGCTTCCGTCGCTCAACCAGGCAAAGCAAAGCGCCAAACTCGTGGTATGCCGGTCGAACATGCACCAGTTGGGCGTGGCGGGTCTTTCGTACATCGCCGACAACTTCACGCAATTCCCGGACGCCAAGCTCTGGGTCCCCGATGCGGGCTCCGCGTATCATGCGTGGCACAAGGCGTCGGCGGTGACGGGCGGATTGCTCTGGGCGTACGCTCCGAATCCGGATGTTTATCTGTGCCAATCCTTCAAGGACACGTATGCGATCGGCGCGCCGTACTGGTGCGGCGAGACGTCCGCCGCGCAGGTCACCCCGGCGTTTTCATGCACGATGAACGCCTACCTGGGCTGGACCGGCTGGCTCAATCAGGCGGGCACGACGCCGGTCGTGGCGTTCGCGCGACTCGGCGCGATCAAGCGGCCGGCGCAGACGCTGTACTTCGGTGAGGAGAACGGTTGGGCGCAGAGCGGACAGTACGCCGCGTTCGGCATCAACAACGGCATGCTCGGGTGGCGCGCGCTCGTCGCGCCCGGTTGGTATCCGCCCGATCTGTTCGCCACGTATCACCTGCCCCCCAACGGCGACGTGACCGCCGGCTGCTCCAACGCCGTGTTCATCGACGGCCACGCCCAACTTGTGTGGAACTATCAGACGAAGGACTATGCGTTCGACCCGATGTGGTGA
- a CDS encoding aldehyde dehydrogenase family protein — MSTATMAPPKVRLTKNLINGQWVDAAGGKTFDTYSPSSGEVIAKVAAGDKEDIDRAVKAARKAFESGPWSKMTGRDRGKLLYKFADLLEENADELAALEVLNNGKPISEVKGADIPLMVSTFRYFAGWADKIYGDVVPVDDAMGNFFCYTKKEPVGVAGQIIPWNFPMLMLCWKWAPVLATGCTTVLKPAEQTPLTALRIAELAMEAGYPEGVVNVVNGMGETAGDAICKHPGIDKIAFTGHYETAQIIMASAAKTLKRLTFELGGKSPNVVFADADIDAAVGGAMAGIFFNQGEVCCAGSRLFVEEGAHDEFVSKFAAAAGKRKVGNPFDPATEQGAQVSKEQFDKVLNYIDLGKKEAQCVTGGERHGDKGWFIKPTIFKGVRNDMRIAQEEIFGPVVSVIPFKNLAEVQKMANDTVYGLASAVWTKDITKAFAIADSVRAGTVWVNCYNTFDAAAPFGGYKFSGHGRECGKDALNNYLETKTVWVNLGQR, encoded by the coding sequence ATGTCCACAGCCACGATGGCGCCGCCGAAGGTGCGGCTCACGAAGAATCTGATCAATGGTCAATGGGTCGACGCCGCGGGCGGCAAGACGTTCGACACGTACAGCCCGTCGTCGGGCGAGGTCATCGCCAAGGTGGCGGCGGGGGACAAGGAGGACATCGACCGTGCGGTCAAGGCGGCCCGCAAGGCGTTCGAGTCGGGGCCTTGGTCGAAGATGACGGGGCGCGACCGGGGCAAACTGCTGTACAAATTCGCCGATTTGCTCGAGGAAAACGCGGATGAACTGGCAGCGCTGGAGGTGCTCAACAACGGCAAGCCCATCAGCGAAGTCAAAGGCGCGGACATCCCGCTGATGGTCTCGACGTTCCGCTATTTCGCCGGCTGGGCGGACAAGATTTACGGCGACGTGGTGCCGGTCGATGATGCGATGGGCAACTTCTTCTGCTACACGAAGAAGGAGCCGGTCGGCGTGGCGGGGCAGATCATTCCGTGGAATTTTCCGATGCTGATGCTCTGCTGGAAATGGGCGCCGGTCTTGGCGACGGGCTGCACGACCGTGCTCAAACCCGCCGAGCAGACGCCGCTGACGGCATTGCGGATCGCTGAATTGGCGATGGAAGCGGGGTATCCGGAGGGCGTGGTCAATGTCGTCAACGGCATGGGCGAAACCGCCGGCGACGCCATCTGCAAACACCCCGGCATCGACAAAATCGCCTTCACCGGCCACTACGAAACCGCACAGATCATCATGGCCAGCGCCGCCAAGACGCTCAAGCGGCTTACGTTTGAACTCGGCGGCAAGAGCCCGAATGTCGTCTTCGCCGATGCGGACATCGACGCGGCGGTCGGCGGAGCGATGGCGGGCATCTTCTTCAATCAGGGCGAAGTCTGCTGTGCCGGCAGCCGCCTGTTCGTCGAAGAAGGCGCACACGATGAGTTCGTCTCCAAGTTCGCCGCCGCCGCGGGCAAGCGCAAGGTCGGCAATCCCTTCGACCCCGCCACCGAGCAGGGCGCGCAGGTCTCCAAGGAGCAGTTCGACAAGGTGCTCAACTACATCGACCTGGGCAAGAAGGAAGCCCAGTGCGTCACCGGCGGCGAACGGCATGGCGACAAGGGCTGGTTCATCAAGCCGACCATCTTCAAGGGCGTCCGCAATGACATGCGCATCGCGCAGGAGGAAATCTTCGGCCCGGTCGTGAGCGTCATCCCGTTCAAGAACCTCGCCGAGGTGCAGAAGATGGCCAACGATACGGTCTACGGCCTCGCCTCCGCCGTCTGGACCAAGGACATCACCAAGGCCTTCGCCATCGCCGACTCCGTCCGCGCCGGCACCGTCTGGGTCAATTGCTACAACACCTTCGACGCCGCCGCCCCCTTCGGCGGCTACAAGTTCTCCGGCCACGGCCGCGAATGCGGCAAGGACGCGCTCAACAACTACCTCGAAACCAAAACCGTCTGGGTCAACCTCGGCCAGCGCTGA